The following proteins come from a genomic window of Anopheles ziemanni chromosome 3, idAnoZiCoDA_A2_x.2, whole genome shotgun sequence:
- the LOC131289575 gene encoding voltage-dependent calcium channel type A subunit alpha-1-like isoform X1, giving the protein MGGPSSQGGQPLAGGGPTSLFILSEDNIIRKYTRFIIEWPPFEYAVLLTIIANCVVLALEEHLPHGDKTILAQKLEKTEAYFLGIFCVEASLKILALGFVMHKHSYLRNIWNIMDFFVVVTGFITLFPQKGPEVDLRTLRAIRVLRPLKLVSGIPSLQVVLKSIIKAMAPLLQIGLLVLFAIVIFAIIGLEFYSGALHRSCYSLEDITQIVKEGEFPTPCNADNDTIAPTGAYVCNSNDSTCVEQWEGPNFGITSFDNIGFAMLTVFQCITMEGWTAILYWTNDALGSTFNWIYFVPLIVLGSFFMLNLVLGVLSGEFAKEREKVENRQEFLKLRRQQQLEKELNGYVEWICKAEEVILAEERTTEEERLHIMEARRRAAAKRKKLKNLGKSKSTDTEEDDPDDDCGDDGYLKAKVKTQGKCKGFWRAEKRFRFWIRHTVKTQWFYWFVIVLVFFNTVCVAVEHYGQPNWLTQFLYYAEYVFLGLFMMEMWIKMYALGPRIYFESSFNRFDCVVISGSIFEVVWSEVKGGSFGLSVLRALRLLRIFKVTKYWSSLRNLVISLLNSMRSIISLLFLLFLFILIFALLGMQLFGGQFNLPDGTPPTNFNTFPIALLTVFQILTGEDWNEVMYQGIESQGGHKKGMIYSLYFIILVLFGNYTLLNVFLAIAVDNLANAQELTAAEEEQLEENKEKQQMELDKEMEALHMQNDGSPPRVEVSSPSPTRGNGSGGSVKVKKKDDDKEDDDDEIPDGPKPMLPYSSMFVLSPTNPIRCAAHWVVNLRYFDFFIMVVISLSSIALAAEDPVEEDSPRNVILNFFDYAFTGVFTIEMLLKIVDLGVILHPGSYLREFWNIMDAVVVICAAVSFGFDMTGSSAGQNLSTIKSLRVLRVLRPLKTIKRVPKLKAVFDCVVNSLKNVINILIVYILFQFIFAVIAVQLFNGKFFYCTDDSKHTSDECKGHFFVYDGADQLPRREAREWKTQSFHYDNVATAMLTLFAVQTGEGWPQVLQNSMAATYEDKGPIQNFRIEMSIFYIVYFIVFPFFFVNIFVALIIITFQEQGEAELQDGEIDKNQKSCIDFTIGARPLERYMPNKRNSFKYKVWRIVVSTPFEYFIMMLIVFNTLLLMMKYHNQGKEFEKSLKYLNMGFTGMFSVETILKIIGFGVKNFFKDPWNIFDFITVIGSIIDALVLELGENSFNVGFLRLFRAARLIKLLRQGYTIRILLWTFVQSFKALPYVCLLIAMLFFIYAIIGMQVFGNIELDPESSITRHNNFRSFVQGLMLLFRCATGESWPNIMLACLKGRPCDPRAKKTNETCGSTLAYAYFVSFIFFCSFLMLNLFVAVIMDNFDYLTRDSSILGAHHLDEFVRIWAEYDPNATGKIHYTEMYDMLKNMDPPLGFGNKCPNRLAYKKLIRMNMPLDAEGKVAFTTTLFALIRENLNIKMRTAEEMDQADMELRQTISHIWPLQAKKMLDLLVPLNEELNTGKLTVGKIYAGLLILESWRNTKFGQVESDLPVSELQDVSRQPSLESLTPADGHLHPGHAYHNGHRRSPSLRRESPLVRTPSPRKRHHQHEIGFSDTVSNVVEIQKEEHRRGRHHFGYAHRHNRGSWSASTSPARSPSPNRFGVHSSAQHRSSKDRSKNHLVHQPYDTTILCERSRSPSPAQLLQELRDRDQARRKYRNGMGSTGSHVQHSYPVLVTRRQGHGRRLPPTPCKPSTLQLKQTNINFPKLNASPTHTGHSSHNTPHSVHSLPQSREFLRERDRDRDRDRDRDLYYRERDRERDRERFRNSRAERSHDDYSLRFEFRDRERELYEREREIEREFEREYERMEHSVPLSYEQALAMGRTGGRVLPSPILNGYKPKGALHSRHSDSDDEDWC; this is encoded by the exons ATGGGTGGCCCCAGCAGTCAAGGGGGTCAGCCTCTGGCTGGAGGCGGACCCAcctcattatttattttatcagaGGATAACATCATTAGGAA ATACACCAGATTCATTATCGAATGGCCGCCCTTCGAGTACGCTGTGCTGCTGACAATCATTGCCAATTGCGTGGTATTGGCTCTGGAGGAGCACTTACCTCACGGGGACAAGACGATACTTGCTCAGAAGCTGGAAAAAACTGAAGCATATTTTTTGGGCATATTTTGCGTTGAAGCATCACTGAAGATCCTCGCCTTAGGGTTTGTAATGCACAAACACTCCTACCTCAGGAACATATGGAACATAATGGATTTTTTCGTCGTAGTAACGGG ATTCATCACATTATTCCCCCAAAAGGGACCGGAAGTAGATCTGAGAACACTGAGGGCGATCCGAGTGTTGAGGCCCTTAAAATTAGTTTCTGGAATTCCTA GTTTACAAGTAGTCTTAAAGTCAATCATCAAAGCCATGGCTCCATTGCTACAGATTGGATTGTTGGTCTTGTTTGCAATTGTTATCTTTGCAATCATAGGCTTAGAATTTTACTCGGGTGCTCTGCATAGAAGTTGTTATAGCTTAGAAGACATCA CTCAAATCGTGAAAGAGGGCGAATTTCCGACGCCTTGCAATGCGGACAACGACACGATAGCGCCAACCGGTGCGTACGTCTGCAACAGCAACGATAGCACGTGCGTAGAGCAGTGGGAGGGTCCCAACTTTGGCATTACCAGCTTCGATAATATCGGTTTCGCTATGCTGACCGTGTTCCAATGCATCACCATGGAGGGTTGGACGGCAATCTTATACTGG ACCAACGACGCCCTGGGTTCGACGTTTAATTGGATCTACTTCGTGCCGCTCATCGTGCTGGGGTCCTTTTTCATGCTTAATCTAGTGCTCGGTGTGCTCAGCGG AGAGTTTGCgaaggagagagaaaaggTAGAAAATCGTCAAGAATTTCTGAAGCTACGTAGGCAGCAGCAGCTAGAGAAAGAACTCAACGGCTACGTCGAGTGGATCTGTAAAGCGG AGGAAGTAATACTAGCCGAAGAGCGCACCACCGAAGAGGAGCGGCTGCACATCATGGAAG CCCGAAGACGTGCGGCTGCCAAGaggaaaaaacttaaaaatctCGGCAAATCCAAATCGACCGACACGGAGGAGGACGACCCGGACGACGAttgtggtgatgatg GTTACCTTAAAGCCAAAGTGAAAACGCAGGGCAAGTGTAAGGGCTTCTGGCGGGCTGAAAAACGGTTTCGATTTTGGATCCGACATACCGTAAAAACGCAATGGTTCTACTGGTTCGTCATAGTGCTCGTGTTTTTCAACACGGTTTGTGTCGCCGTCGAACACTATGGCCAGCCCAACTGGCTAACGCAATTTTTGT ACTACGCCGAGTACGTGTTTCTTGGCCTGTTCATGATGGAGATGTGGATTAAGATGTATGCCCTAGGGCCGCGAATATACTTCGAGTCGTCGTTCAATCGATTCGATTGTGTCGTCATTAGTGGCTCCATTTTTGAAGTGGTCTGGTCCGAGGTTAAAGGTGGTTCGTTTGGTTTGTCCGTACTGAGAGCATTGAGGTTGCTTCGAATATTTAAG gtCACCAAGTATTGGTCCTCGCTCCGCAATCTCGTGATATCGCTTCTCAACTCCATGCGATCCATCATATCCCTGTTGTTCCTGCTATTCTTGTTCATACTGATCTTTGCGCTACTCGGAATGCAGCTCTTCGGTGGACAGTTCAACCTACCAGACGGCACACCTCCAACCAACTTTAACACATTTCCCATCGCGCTACTGACGGTGTTCCAGATCCTAACCGGTGAGGACTGGAACGAAGTGATGTACCAGGGCATTGAATCGCAGGGTGGCCACAAAAAGGGCATGATCTACTCGCTGTACTTCATCATTCTGGTGCTATTCGGTAACTACACCCTGCTAAACGTGTTCTTGGCTATCGCCGTCGACAATTTGGCCAACGCACAAGAGCTTACCGCGGCCGAGGAGGAGCAGCTAGAGGAAAACAAAGAGAAGCAGCAGATGGAGCTGGACAAGGAGATGGAAGCGTTGCACATGCAGAACGATGGATCGCCTCCCAGAGTCGAAGTTTCATCACCATCGCCTACGCGAGGGAATGGAAGCGGGGGCAGTGTAAAGGTGAAGAAGAAAGACGATGACAaggaggacgacgatgacgagatACCGGATGGTCCTAAGCCGATGCTGCCGTATTCGTCAATGTTTGTGCTCTCACCGACCAACCC GATTCGTTGCGCGGCCCATTGGGTGGTGAATCTCCGGTACTTTGATTTCTTCATCATGGTCGTCATTTCGCTGTCCTCGATCGCGCTGGCGGCGGAAGATCCCGTCGAGGAGGACTCGCCGCGCAATGTTATACTCAACTTTTTCGATTATGCGTTTACCGGCGTGTTCACGATCGAAATGTTGCTCAAGATCGTCGATCTGGGCGTTATTCTACACCCCGGAAGCTACCTGCGCGAGTTCTGGAACATCATGGacgccgtcgtcgtcatctGCGCTGCCGTCAGTTTTGGCTTCGATATGACCGGAAGCAGCGCTGGCCAAAATCTGTCCACAATCAAATCACTACGGGTGCTACGCGTGCTGCGTCCGctgaaaacaatcaaacggGTGCCAAAGCTGAAGGCAGTGTTTGATTGTGTTGTCAACTCGCTCAAGAACGTCATCAACATCCTGATCGTGTACATACTGTTTCAGTTTATCTTTGCTGTCATCGCGGTGCAGCTGTTCAATGGCAAGTTCTTCTATTGCACCGACGACAGCAAGCATACGAGTGACGAGTGCAA AGGTCACTTTTTCGTCTACGATGGTGCCGATCAACTGCCGAGGCGTGAGGCTAGGGAGTGGAAAACGCAAAGCTTTCACTATGATAACGTGGCGACCGCTATGTTAACTCTGTTCGCCGTTCAAACGGGCGAAGGCTGGCCTCA AGTGCTCCAAAATTCGATGGCAGCTACCTACGAAGATAAGGGTCCAATTCAAAATTTCCGAATAGAAATGTCCATATTCTACATAGTGTATTTCATAGTGTTTCCATTCTTCTTCGTTAACATATTCGTGGCCTTGATTATCATTACATTCCAAGAGCAAGGTGAAGCGGAACTACAGGATGGTGAGATAGATAAAAATCAG AAATCGTGCATAGATTTCACGATAGGTGCTAGACCATTAGAGCGTTACATGCCAAACAAGCGCAATAGTTTTAAATACAAAGTCTGGCGGATCGTCGTCTCGACACCATTCGAGTATTTTATAATGATGCTTATCGTGTTCAATACCTTATTGCTGATGATGAAG TATCACAATCAAGGAAAAGAGTTTGAGAAATCGTTAAAATATCTCAACATGGGATTTACCGGGATGTTTAGTGTTGAAACAATACTGAAAATAATAGGATTTGGCGTCAAG AATTTTTTCAAGGACCCTTGGAATATATTCGATTTTATAACAGTTATTGGAAGTATTATCGACGCTTTAGTTTTAGAATTAGGG GAAAATTCCTTCAACGTTGGATTCCTAAGACTGTTTCGTGCTGCACGATTAATCAAACTGCTGCGTCAAGGTTATACAATACGTATATTACTTTGGACATTTGTTCAATCATTCAAAGCACTGCCATATGTCTGTTTGCTGATTGCCATGCTATTTTTTATCTACGCAATTATTGGCATGCAG GTATTTGGGAATATTGAGCTAGATCCTGAATCATCTATCACTAGACACAACAACTTCCGCTCATTTGTCCAAGGGCTGATGTTATTGTTCAG ATGTGCTACGGGCGAGTCGTGGCCGAACATTATGCTGGCATGTCTCAAAGGGAGACCGTGTGACCcaagagcaaaaaaaacgaacgaaacgtgCGGATCGACACTGGCCTACGCATACTTCGTGTCGTTCATCTTCTTCTGCTCATTTCTT ATGTTGAATTTGTTCGTCGCCGTTATCATGGACAACTTTGACTATCTCACGCGTGATTCCAGTATTCTTGGTGCTCACCATCTGGACGAATTCGTTCGGATATGGGCAGAATATGATCCTAATGCTAC GGGTAAAATACATTACACCGAAATGTATGATATGTTAAAGAACATGGATCCTCCCTTGGGATTTGGTAACAAATGTCCCAATCGACTCGCCTATAAAAAGCTCATACGAATGAACATGCCACTCGATGCGGAGGGTAAGGTCGCCTTCACAACAACGCTGTTTGCGCTGATACGGGAAAATCTCAACATTAAAATGAGGACCG CCGAGGAGATGGATCAAGCCGATATGGAACTGCGGCAAACAATCAGCCACATATGGCCCCTGCAGGCTAAAAAGATGCTCGACCTGCTCGTCCCGCTGAACGAAGAGCTGAACACGGGCAAACTGACCGTGGGCAAGATATACGCCGGTCTGCTGATCCTAGAGTCTTGGCGCAACACCAAGTTTGGCCAGGTTGAGTCTGATCTGCCGGTAAGT GAGCTGCAGGATGTTTCAAGGCAACCCTCGCTGGAGTCCCTAACTCCGGCTGACGGTCATCTTCATCCCGGGCATGCATATCATAACGGGCATCGAAGGTCGCCCAGCTTGAG ACGGGAATCTCCACTGGTACGGACGCCAAGTCCGAGGAAGCGTCATCACCAGCACGAGATTGGTTTTTCCGACACCGTGTCCAATGTGGTGGAAATTCAAAAGGAGGAACACAGACGTGGTAGGCATCATTTCGGCTATGCGCACAGGCACAACCGAG GTTCCTGGTCAGCGTCCACCAGCCCTGCCCGTTCGCCATCGCCAAATCGTTTTGGTGTACATAGTAGTGCCCAGCATCGCAGTAGTAAAGACCGTTCCAAAAATCACCTTGTCCATCAACCGTACGATACGACGATCCTCTGCGAGCGATCGCGCTCGCCCAGTCCGGCCCAGCTGCTGCAAGAGCTGCGGGATCGCGACCAAGCCCGGCGGAAGTACCGCAACGGAATGG GTTCAACAGGTTCACACGTGCAGCACAGCTATCCGGTGCTAGTTACACGCCGCCAAGGACATGGCCGCCGACTACCACCGACACCGTGCAAACCGTCGACACTGCAGCTGAAGCAGACCAACATCAACTTCCCGAAGCTGAACGCGAGCCCTACGCAT ACCGGCCACTCGTCCCACAACACTCCGCACAGTGTTCACTCGCTGCCCCAGTCGAGGGAGTTTCTCCGCGAGCGGGATCGGGACCGTGATCGAGATCGCGATCGGGACCTCTACTATCGTGAGCGCGATCGGGAACGCGATCGCGAGCGATTCCGCAATAGCCGGGCGGAGCGCAGCCACGACGACTACAGCCTGCGATTCGAGTTCCGCGACCGGGAGCGGGAGCTGTACGAGCGCGAGCGGGAAATTGAACGCGAATTTGAGCGGGAGTACGAAAG AATGGAACATTCCGTGCCACTGTCGTACGAGCAGGCGCTTGCCATGGGCCGCACGGGAGGCCGAGTGCTACCGTCACCGATCCTGAACGGTTACAAGCCTAAGGGGGCCCTCCACTCGAGGCACTCCGATTCGGACGACGAAGACTGGTGCTAG